A genomic region of Trichothermofontia sichuanensis B231 contains the following coding sequences:
- the fba gene encoding class II fructose-bisphosphate aldolase (catalyzes the reversible aldol condensation of dihydroxyacetonephosphate and glyceraldehyde 3-phosphate in the Calvin cycle, glycolysis, and/or gluconeogenesis) → MALVPMRLLLDHAAENGYGIPAFNVNNMEQIQAIMQAAHETESPVILQASRGARSYAGENFLRHLILAAVETYPHIPIAMHQDHGNEPATCYSAIKNGFTSVMMDGSLEADAKTPASYEYNVAVTSEVVKVAHAIGVSVEGELGCLGSLETGMGEAEDGHGFEGKLDHSQLLTDPDQAVDFVLKTQVDALAVAIGTSHGAYKFTRKPTGEILAISRIEEIHKRLPNTHLVMHGSSSVPEDLLALINQYGGTIPETYGVPVEEIQKGIKSGVRKVNIDTDNRLAITAAVREALHKNPKEFDPRHFLKPSIKYMQKVCADRYQQFWTAGNASKIKQESVDIFAIKYKKGELNQVAAQQAVTV, encoded by the coding sequence ATGGCGCTTGTACCAATGCGGCTGTTGTTAGATCATGCAGCTGAAAATGGTTACGGCATTCCGGCATTCAACGTTAACAACATGGAGCAGATCCAGGCGATCATGCAGGCTGCTCATGAAACAGAGAGCCCCGTGATCCTGCAAGCTTCGCGCGGTGCTCGGTCCTACGCAGGTGAGAACTTCCTGCGTCATCTCATCCTGGCAGCGGTGGAAACCTACCCCCATATTCCCATTGCCATGCACCAAGACCACGGCAATGAACCGGCAACTTGCTACTCCGCCATTAAGAACGGCTTCACCAGCGTCATGATGGATGGTTCGTTGGAAGCAGATGCGAAAACACCTGCTAGCTATGAATACAATGTGGCCGTCACCAGCGAAGTCGTTAAGGTCGCCCACGCGATCGGTGTGTCGGTGGAAGGGGAACTCGGCTGTTTGGGTTCGCTGGAAACTGGAATGGGTGAAGCGGAAGATGGCCACGGCTTTGAAGGCAAGCTGGATCACTCCCAGCTGCTGACCGATCCGGATCAAGCGGTTGATTTCGTCCTCAAAACCCAAGTGGATGCCCTCGCGGTGGCCATCGGGACCAGCCACGGGGCTTACAAGTTTACCCGCAAGCCAACGGGTGAAATTCTAGCCATCAGCCGGATTGAAGAGATTCACAAGCGTTTGCCCAACACCCACTTGGTCATGCACGGCTCGTCTTCCGTTCCTGAAGATCTGCTGGCTTTGATCAACCAGTATGGTGGCACTATCCCTGAAACCTACGGCGTACCTGTGGAAGAAATCCAAAAGGGCATCAAGAGTGGTGTGCGTAAGGTCAACATTGACACTGACAACCGCTTAGCCATCACAGCAGCCGTGCGGGAAGCCCTCCACAAGAATCCCAAGGAATTTGACCCCCGTCACTTCCTGAAGCCGTCGATCAAGTACATGCAAAAGGTGTGCGCCGATCGCTATCAACAGTTCTGGACTGCCGGCAACGCCAGCAAGATCAAGCAAGAATCCGTTGATATCTTTGCGATCAAGTATAAGAAGGGTGAGCTGAATCAAGTGGCGGCCCAGCAAGCCGTTACAGTCTAG
- a CDS encoding AvaI/BsoBI family type II restriction endonuclease, with the protein MGELKGGIDPAGADEHWKTAQAALNRIRQAFADAGHVPLTFFVGAAIEKRMAREIWEQLESGMLNNAANLNEENQVASISRWLCSL; encoded by the coding sequence TTGGGAGAACTGAAGGGCGGCATTGACCCAGCCGGTGCTGACGAGCATTGGAAAACGGCACAAGCGGCACTGAATCGTATACGGCAGGCATTTGCAGATGCTGGGCATGTACCCCTGACATTTTTTGTAGGAGCAGCAATTGAAAAAAGGATGGCTCGCGAAATTTGGGAGCAACTAGAAAGCGGGATGCTCAATAATGCTGCGAACTTAAATGAGGAGAACCAAGTTGCATCTATTTCTCGTTGGTTATGCAGTTTGTAG
- a CDS encoding transposase family protein: MDWHLDSLLNLPNVTVETCTQEAEQVFLQIDLLNAAATCPHCQTRSEKIHQNRPILVRDLAIFGRPVYLQVPRRQFYCRQCQHYFTERLEFVDWERRYTQRYEEYVYQRVQASNIEQVGREESLSWDQVNGIFTYKFNLKKSELGTSKALMH; this comes from the coding sequence ATGGACTGGCATTTGGATTCCCTACTCAACCTGCCAAATGTTACGGTTGAGACCTGTACTCAGGAGGCTGAGCAAGTATTTCTCCAGATCGACTTATTAAACGCAGCAGCCACTTGTCCTCACTGCCAGACTCGTAGCGAAAAAATTCACCAGAATCGGCCCATTCTCGTGCGTGATCTTGCTATTTTTGGTCGGCCCGTATACTTGCAAGTGCCGCGTCGTCAATTCTATTGTCGTCAGTGCCAACACTATTTTACCGAGCGTTTAGAATTTGTGGATTGGGAGCGTCGCTATACCCAACGCTACGAGGAGTATGTTTATCAACGCGTGCAAGCGAGCAATATTGAGCAAGTGGGGCGAGAGGAGAGTCTGAGTTGGGATCAGGTAAATGGAATATTTACATATAAGTTTAATCTAAAAAAAAGCGAACTGGGGACAAGTAAAGCGCTTATGCATTGA
- a CDS encoding transposase, translating to MGDIEGGELLEVIDSHKQDEIIEVLKQQPVAVREQVQEVSVDMWGGFPKVVQAVFTNARLVFDRFHVTYGSSEFMVGARSAPTINSAFAIVYL from the coding sequence GTGGGTGATATCGAGGGGGGGGAATTATTGGAAGTAATCGATAGTCACAAACAGGATGAGATCATTGAAGTCCTTAAGCAGCAACCAGTTGCGGTGCGAGAACAGGTTCAGGAAGTGAGCGTAGATATGTGGGGTGGGTTTCCGAAAGTCGTGCAGGCGGTATTTACAAATGCTCGCTTAGTATTTGATCGTTTTCATGTGACTTATGGCTCTTCTGAGTTTATGGTGGGGGCGCGTAGCGCCCCCACCATAAACTCAGCATTTGCGATCGTTTATTTGTAG
- the argZ gene encoding bifunctional arginine dihydrolase/ornithine cyclodeaminase, translating to MTASAIRILMCPPDYYDVDYVINPWMEGNVHKSSRERAISQWQGLHHLLKEYAIVDLVQPQKGWPDMVFTANAGLVLGNQVVLSRFFHKERQGEEPHFKAWFAAQGYTIHELPRDLPFEGAGDALLDREGRWLWAGYGFRSELDSHAYLAEWLDIEVLSLRLMDERFYHLDTCFCPLTDGYLLYYPPAFDAYSNHLIERRVPAAKRIVVSEVDADNFACNAVNIDRTIILNRASNDLKQRLGSLGFTVIETPLTEFLKAGGAAKCLTLRTTEPLQVDLHANAPVESRIIQLEGHLLDAGLISRALDLIVEGGGSFQVLNFNLGEQRQSTSSAEIKVSAPSRLVMEELVSQLINLGAMARPQEVCDAQLATVTQAGVAPDDFYVTTIYPTEVRVQCEWVKVQNQRMDGVVVVTETPTGPIAECRLIRDLQVGDRVVVAVEGIRTIRKPEARDQRGSQEFTFMGSGVSSERRVELIVEQIAWDLRHIRDQGGKVVVVAGPVVVHTGGSAHLARLIREGYVQALLGGNAIAVHDLEQAMMGTSLGVDMQRGVSVRGGHRHHLKVINKIRGCGSIQAAVEQGLVTSGIFYECVKRQVPFSLAGSIRDDGPLPDTQMNLIEAQQEYARLLAGADLILMLSSMLHSIGVGNMTPAGVKMVCVDINPAVVTKLSDRGSLESVGVVTDVGLFLSLLTRQLDKLTSRYELTAVN from the coding sequence ATGACAGCCTCTGCCATTCGCATTCTCATGTGTCCCCCTGACTACTATGACGTGGATTACGTGATTAATCCTTGGATGGAGGGAAATGTTCACAAGTCTTCGCGGGAGCGGGCCATTAGCCAGTGGCAGGGATTGCATCACCTTCTCAAGGAATATGCGATTGTGGATCTGGTTCAACCCCAAAAAGGATGGCCGGATATGGTCTTCACTGCTAACGCGGGGCTGGTGTTGGGGAATCAGGTCGTCCTCAGTCGCTTTTTCCACAAAGAGCGGCAGGGGGAAGAACCCCACTTTAAGGCGTGGTTTGCGGCCCAGGGGTATACGATCCATGAACTGCCCCGGGATTTGCCCTTTGAAGGGGCGGGGGATGCGCTGCTCGATCGCGAAGGTCGCTGGCTATGGGCAGGCTATGGGTTTCGTTCGGAACTGGACTCCCATGCTTACCTAGCGGAGTGGCTCGATATCGAAGTCCTATCTCTGCGGTTAATGGATGAGCGATTTTATCACCTTGATACCTGCTTCTGTCCCCTTACGGATGGGTATTTACTTTACTATCCTCCGGCCTTTGATGCTTACTCGAACCATTTGATTGAACGGCGGGTTCCAGCGGCTAAACGGATTGTGGTCAGTGAGGTCGATGCAGATAATTTTGCCTGTAATGCGGTGAACATCGATCGCACGATCATTCTGAATCGGGCCAGTAATGACCTTAAGCAGCGCCTCGGGTCCTTGGGATTTACGGTGATTGAGACGCCGCTGACCGAATTCCTCAAGGCGGGTGGGGCGGCCAAGTGCCTGACCCTGCGAACGACGGAACCATTGCAGGTGGATCTCCATGCCAATGCCCCCGTGGAAAGCCGGATCATCCAGTTAGAGGGTCATTTACTCGATGCGGGGTTAATTAGTCGGGCACTGGATCTGATTGTGGAGGGTGGCGGCAGCTTCCAGGTGCTGAATTTCAATCTGGGTGAGCAGCGGCAAAGTACCTCTTCAGCCGAAATTAAGGTATCGGCTCCTTCCCGGTTGGTTATGGAGGAACTGGTATCGCAGTTGATCAATTTGGGGGCCATGGCCCGTCCGCAGGAGGTTTGTGATGCCCAGTTGGCAACGGTTACCCAGGCTGGGGTTGCCCCGGATGATTTCTACGTCACGACGATCTATCCCACGGAAGTGCGGGTGCAGTGCGAGTGGGTGAAGGTGCAGAACCAGCGCATGGATGGGGTTGTGGTCGTGACCGAAACGCCCACCGGCCCGATCGCTGAGTGTAGGCTCATCCGCGACCTCCAGGTGGGCGATCGCGTGGTGGTGGCGGTCGAGGGAATCCGCACCATCCGTAAGCCAGAAGCCCGGGACCAGCGAGGTAGCCAGGAGTTTACCTTCATGGGATCGGGGGTTTCCAGTGAACGACGGGTGGAACTGATCGTTGAGCAAATCGCCTGGGATCTGCGCCACATCCGTGACCAGGGTGGCAAGGTGGTGGTGGTGGCCGGCCCCGTGGTGGTCCATACTGGGGGCAGTGCCCATTTGGCGCGGTTGATCCGCGAAGGCTATGTGCAGGCGTTGCTGGGTGGCAATGCGATCGCGGTGCACGATCTCGAACAAGCGATGATGGGGACTTCCCTAGGTGTAGATATGCAGCGAGGCGTGTCCGTGCGGGGAGGCCATCGACACCACCTCAAGGTGATCAACAAGATTCGCGGCTGTGGCAGCATTCAGGCTGCTGTTGAACAGGGGCTGGTTACCAGCGGCATTTTCTACGAATGTGTGAAGCGGCAGGTACCTTTCTCGCTAGCTGGATCCATTCGGGATGATGGCCCGTTGCCCGATACCCAGATGAACCTGATCGAGGCGCAACAGGAGTATGCCCGTCTCTTGGCGGGGGCCGATCTGATCCTGATGCTCTCGTCGATGTTGCATTCGATCGGTGTCGGCAATATGACCCCAGCGGGCGTCAAGATGGTCTGCGTCGATATCAACCCGGCAGTAGTGACTAAGTTGAGCGATCGCGGCTCCCTGGAATCAGTCGGTGTGGTGACGGATGTGGGCCTGTTCCTGAGCCTGTTGACGCGTCAATTGGACAAACTCACCAGTCGCTATGAATTGACCGCAGTGAATTAG
- a CDS encoding biotin transporter BioY, which yields MIVTELLWALVGLILTVSGTFFEASMISPPWLWLQSDTIQIYSLGVTCQIGAVLLIACLGGKNAATLSQIAYLVLGLIWYPVFTHGGGVAYIKEPTFGYLLGFVPAAWICGFLAFQWKPRLESLAFSCLCGLASIHLIGLLYIAYLRLSQSLGDNWLQIMSIYSLYPVPSQLALICAVAVLAFSLRQVLFY from the coding sequence ATGATAGTCACTGAACTGCTATGGGCGCTTGTAGGTCTGATTCTCACCGTTAGTGGGACGTTTTTTGAGGCTTCAATGATCAGCCCACCGTGGCTCTGGCTACAATCCGATACGATTCAAATCTACTCGTTAGGGGTGACGTGCCAGATTGGGGCTGTCCTGCTCATTGCCTGCCTGGGGGGGAAGAATGCGGCGACGCTCTCGCAAATCGCCTATCTGGTCCTTGGCTTAATCTGGTATCCTGTGTTCACCCACGGGGGAGGGGTGGCCTATATCAAGGAGCCAACTTTTGGGTACTTGTTGGGGTTTGTACCCGCTGCCTGGATCTGCGGCTTCTTGGCCTTTCAGTGGAAGCCGCGCCTCGAAAGTTTAGCCTTTAGTTGCCTGTGTGGGTTGGCCAGTATTCATCTGATCGGGCTGTTGTACATTGCCTATTTGCGCCTGAGTCAAAGTCTGGGCGATAACTGGCTACAGATTATGTCCATCTATTCCCTATACCCGGTTCCGAGTCAATTGGCTCTGATTTGTGCGGTGGCGGTGTTGGCCTTTAGTCTCCGGCAGGTCTTGTTTTATTAA
- a CDS encoding methanogen output domain 1-containing protein, translating into MSQSSATTTALSDLAVPLERDVFLRTLIRELAGTLQDVVGLEQASGFISVVGQTMGHQIDQAYKAALRVSELSREQVAAVLVDLKKRIQGDFYIIEETDEKLVLGNRACPFAEKVIGRPSMCMMTSNVFGSIAATNLGYAKVELQETIAEGASGCRVVVYLKPTGEAEEAEGREYFK; encoded by the coding sequence ATGAGCCAGTCCAGCGCAACAACGACGGCGTTGAGTGATCTAGCGGTTCCTCTGGAACGGGATGTCTTTCTGAGAACCTTAATCCGCGAACTGGCGGGTACCCTACAGGATGTTGTGGGCTTGGAGCAAGCCTCTGGGTTTATCAGTGTGGTGGGACAAACCATGGGTCACCAGATTGATCAAGCCTATAAGGCAGCCCTACGCGTTTCTGAGCTTTCCCGCGAACAGGTGGCCGCTGTCTTAGTGGATCTGAAAAAACGGATTCAGGGGGATTTTTATATTATTGAGGAAACTGATGAAAAGCTCGTGTTGGGTAATCGGGCTTGTCCCTTTGCGGAAAAGGTGATTGGCCGCCCCTCCATGTGCATGATGACTTCAAACGTATTTGGCTCGATCGCTGCAACTAACTTGGGCTATGCCAAAGTCGAGCTACAGGAAACGATCGCCGAGGGGGCGAGTGGTTGTCGCGTCGTGGTCTACTTGAAACCAACTGGGGAGGCGGAAGAGGCGGAAGGTCGCGAATATTTCAAATAA
- a CDS encoding PAS domain-containing sensor histidine kinase produces MTPEQFLQLAKILPEAMLLVTSAGEILAGNQPGANLLGVKRKDLAGKWLWELMTESPTEVTAYLERCAKSRQLVLGRLTLAKEGRGDTAAVCRVEGAVVRPWSAAAPALVLLRLERRSTANAEFIRLNQKLEELTQEIQRRQQAQAQLAQSHAELTALLDKFQKTQVQLIQTEKMSSLGQLVAGVAHEINNPVNFIYANLAHVHQYVNDLLGLLRLYEEHYPDPVPAIQAEREAIDLAFLCRDLDKALNSMQVGANRICEIVKSLRTFSRLDEAEVKQVDIHEGIDSTLVILHNRLKGTSERPAITVTKAYGDLPLIDCYPGQLNQVFMNLLANAIDALESVQQRRQANYLHDHPGQIWICTSVCRAGWVAITIADNGPGMPESVIQRIFDPFFTTKPIGQGTGLGLAISYQIVTERHRGKLYCTSVPGEGTTFTIEIPIRRLVA; encoded by the coding sequence ATGACCCCCGAACAGTTTCTCCAGCTTGCAAAAATTTTGCCAGAGGCTATGCTGCTGGTAACCAGTGCGGGTGAGATTCTGGCGGGTAATCAGCCGGGAGCCAACCTGCTGGGGGTCAAGCGCAAGGACCTAGCGGGGAAATGGCTATGGGAACTGATGACCGAATCCCCGACAGAGGTGACTGCCTATTTAGAGCGCTGTGCCAAAAGTCGGCAATTGGTCCTGGGGCGGTTAACCTTAGCCAAGGAAGGTAGGGGTGATACAGCAGCCGTTTGTCGGGTTGAGGGGGCGGTGGTGCGTCCCTGGTCAGCGGCAGCTCCGGCCCTAGTGTTGCTGCGGCTAGAGCGACGATCGACCGCCAATGCTGAGTTCATCCGCCTCAACCAGAAACTTGAGGAACTCACCCAAGAAATTCAGCGACGCCAACAAGCCCAAGCCCAATTGGCCCAAAGTCATGCGGAGTTAACCGCACTCCTCGATAAATTCCAGAAAACCCAGGTGCAGTTGATCCAAACGGAAAAAATGTCCAGTTTGGGACAGTTGGTGGCGGGGGTGGCCCATGAGATCAATAATCCGGTCAACTTTATCTATGCCAACCTGGCCCATGTTCACCAATATGTGAATGATTTGTTAGGACTCTTGCGTCTCTATGAGGAACATTATCCTGACCCAGTTCCGGCAATTCAAGCGGAGCGAGAGGCGATCGATTTAGCATTTCTGTGCCGAGATCTCGATAAAGCCTTAAACTCCATGCAAGTCGGGGCCAATCGCATTTGCGAAATTGTCAAATCGCTGCGAACTTTCTCACGTCTGGACGAAGCTGAGGTAAAGCAGGTCGATATCCACGAGGGAATTGACAGTACGCTAGTCATTTTGCACAATCGCCTAAAGGGAACTTCTGAACGGCCTGCGATCACTGTCACCAAAGCCTATGGGGATCTCCCCTTGATCGATTGTTACCCCGGCCAACTGAATCAGGTTTTTATGAACCTGTTGGCGAATGCGATCGATGCGCTAGAATCTGTCCAGCAACGACGGCAGGCCAACTATCTCCATGATCATCCGGGTCAGATCTGGATTTGCACGTCTGTCTGTCGGGCGGGGTGGGTGGCAATCACGATCGCAGACAATGGACCGGGGATGCCGGAAAGTGTAATCCAGCGGATCTTTGATCCGTTTTTTACAACAAAGCCGATCGGTCAGGGGACTGGTCTGGGTCTAGCGATTAGCTACCAAATTGTCACGGAAAGACACAGGGGCAAGCTGTACTGTACCTCTGTGCCGGGAGAGGGCACAACCTTTACCATTGAAATCCCCATACGGCGATTGGTTGCTTAG
- a CDS encoding NAD(P)H-dependent flavin oxidoreductase, with protein sequence MIDTLPPLKPLRIGRYLAPVPIVQGAMAVRVSGARLAAAVANAGGIGVISSLGLGLMSPYFRNPGQRKPFPVANRLALIDELHRARSLSPHGLIGVNVLVATRDYATLVRTAAAHGADLIITGAGVPLDLPELVAAYPQVALVPMVCGLEAVQQICHIWQQRYQRLPDALIVENSQAVGGHIGTTCGVPTDENRIEVILPQIRNYLQQELQADIPLIATGGVWDRADVDRLLALGAQGVQVGSRFITTEECDAHPHYKEFHLKAKPEDVVLVPSPVGKLGRALRNRFAEQAIAGSPELVQPCLANCLTTCLCRDTKRTYCIAQALANAAQGNLEEGLVFSGANIGRADRLQPVAEVMASLVGSVPSAPKAC encoded by the coding sequence GTGATAGACACTCTTCCTCCCCTTAAACCCTTGCGAATTGGCCGTTATCTAGCCCCGGTCCCGATTGTGCAGGGGGCAATGGCGGTGCGGGTATCCGGTGCCAGACTGGCGGCGGCGGTGGCCAATGCGGGTGGGATTGGTGTGATTTCCTCGCTGGGGTTGGGGTTAATGTCACCCTACTTTAGGAACCCGGGTCAACGCAAGCCGTTCCCTGTAGCGAACCGACTGGCGCTGATCGATGAATTGCACCGGGCGCGATCGCTAAGCCCCCACGGGCTGATTGGGGTGAATGTTTTGGTGGCCACCCGTGACTATGCCACGCTCGTGCGCACGGCGGCTGCCCACGGCGCCGATTTGATTATTACGGGAGCGGGTGTGCCCCTGGATCTACCCGAACTGGTGGCCGCGTACCCGCAGGTTGCCCTCGTCCCAATGGTCTGTGGTTTAGAAGCCGTCCAGCAAATTTGTCATATCTGGCAGCAGCGCTACCAAAGGTTGCCAGATGCGCTGATTGTGGAAAATTCCCAGGCAGTGGGCGGTCACATTGGCACGACCTGTGGGGTGCCCACAGATGAGAACCGCATTGAGGTGATTCTGCCCCAGATCCGCAACTATCTTCAGCAGGAACTCCAGGCAGATATTCCCCTGATTGCCACCGGCGGAGTCTGGGATCGGGCGGATGTTGATCGCCTGTTGGCCCTCGGAGCCCAAGGGGTCCAGGTTGGCAGTCGCTTTATCACCACGGAGGAATGTGATGCCCATCCTCACTATAAGGAGTTTCATCTGAAGGCCAAGCCCGAAGATGTCGTCCTAGTCCCCAGCCCTGTGGGTAAACTGGGACGGGCGTTGCGCAATCGATTTGCCGAACAGGCGATCGCCGGGAGTCCTGAGCTGGTCCAACCCTGTCTGGCCAATTGTCTAACCACCTGTCTCTGCCGCGATACCAAACGCACCTATTGTATTGCCCAGGCCCTTGCCAACGCGGCCCAAGGCAATCTGGAAGAGGGATTGGTCTTTTCTGGAGCCAACATTGGTCGTGCCGATCGCCTCCAACCTGTTGCGGAGGTAATGGCCAGTCTCGTGGGCAGCGTACCCTCAGCCCCCAAAGCTTGCTAA
- a CDS encoding response regulator, producing the protein MANPKMQIIAFPMPMQGFSEHRLILVVENDPDHIATIRRAFDLGATPYRLEILADGQQALAFLQRRGDYANARRPDLILLALNLPGKDGHQILAEIKADPHLRRIPIVVLTVSDRDEDIITTYALQGNCYVIKPADRDRLFQIVKRIEEFWLGIVTLPLE; encoded by the coding sequence ATGGCTAATCCTAAAATGCAGATCATTGCGTTTCCTATGCCCATGCAAGGCTTTTCCGAGCACCGTCTGATTCTGGTTGTGGAAAATGATCCCGATCACATCGCCACCATTCGTCGTGCGTTCGATCTGGGTGCGACGCCTTACCGGTTAGAGATCCTGGCTGATGGACAACAGGCCCTTGCCTTTTTGCAGCGCCGGGGGGACTATGCCAACGCCCGCCGTCCGGATCTGATCTTGCTGGCCCTCAACCTACCGGGGAAGGATGGTCATCAAATCTTGGCCGAGATTAAGGCTGACCCCCACCTGCGACGGATTCCGATCGTCGTCCTCACGGTTTCCGATCGCGATGAGGATATCATCACCACCTATGCCCTTCAGGGGAACTGCTATGTGATCAAACCCGCTGATCGCGATCGTTTGTTTCAAATCGTCAAGCGCATTGAGGAGTTCTGGTTGGGAATTGTAACCCTGCCTCTAGAGTAA